The following proteins are co-located in the Pseudomonas sp. ATCC 13867 genome:
- the yejK gene encoding nucleoid-associated protein YejK: MPIRHAIVHLIDKKPDGNPATLHAREAELGDSQAIENLMADLNESYNAKPNKAWGLFQGESGAYPFSGWLSEYLDNGKDFVAFSVQAVEHLKSLMEESNLSTGGHVLFCHYQQGMTDYLAIALLHHSEGVAVTESLEVTPSRHLDLGQLHMAARINISEWRNNKTSKQYISFIKGKGGKKVSDYFRDFIGCTEGVDGPSETRTLLKAFSDFVESEDLPEEQAREKTDVLVDYATSQAKIGEPMALDALSELMDDQAPRAFYDYIRNKDYGLSPEIPADKRTLNQFRRFTGRAEGLSISFEAHLLGSKVEYDEERDMLIIRGLPTQLHDQLKRRKS; encoded by the coding sequence ATGCCGATTCGCCACGCCATCGTCCACCTGATCGACAAGAAGCCCGACGGCAACCCCGCGACGCTGCACGCGCGCGAAGCCGAGCTGGGCGACTCCCAGGCCATCGAGAACCTGATGGCCGACCTCAACGAGAGCTACAACGCCAAGCCGAACAAGGCCTGGGGCCTGTTCCAGGGCGAGTCCGGCGCCTACCCGTTCAGCGGCTGGCTGAGCGAGTACCTGGACAACGGCAAGGACTTCGTTGCGTTCTCCGTTCAGGCCGTGGAACACCTGAAGTCGCTGATGGAAGAGTCCAACCTCTCCACCGGCGGCCATGTGCTGTTCTGCCACTACCAGCAAGGCATGACCGACTACCTGGCCATCGCCCTGCTGCACCACAGCGAAGGCGTGGCGGTGACCGAGTCGCTGGAAGTCACCCCGTCGCGCCACCTGGACCTGGGCCAGCTGCACATGGCAGCGCGGATCAATATCTCCGAGTGGCGCAACAACAAGACCTCCAAGCAGTACATCTCCTTCATCAAGGGCAAGGGCGGCAAGAAGGTCTCGGACTACTTCCGCGACTTCATCGGCTGCACCGAGGGCGTCGACGGGCCGAGCGAGACCCGCACCCTGCTCAAGGCCTTCAGCGACTTCGTGGAAAGCGAAGACCTGCCCGAAGAACAGGCCCGCGAGAAGACCGACGTGCTGGTGGACTACGCCACCAGCCAGGCCAAGATCGGCGAACCGATGGCCCTGGACGCGCTCTCCGAGCTGATGGACGACCAGGCGCCGCGCGCCTTCTACGACTACATCCGCAACAAGGACTACGGCCTGTCGCCGGAGATCCCGGCGGACAAGCGCACCCTCAACCAGTTCCGTCGCTTCACCGGCCGCGCCGAGGGGCTGTCGATCAGCTTCGAGGCACATCTGCTGGGCAGCAAGGTGGAGTACGACGAGGAGCGCGACATGCTGATCATCCGCGGCCTGCCGACCCAGTTGCATGACCAGCTCAAGCGGCGCAAGAGCTGA
- a CDS encoding DUF4344 domain-containing metallopeptidase: protein MSALHPLTAAAVPLSGRPRVYRSTLALLLLICTHLALADPTSPTLTPNVARFVLANAEFSVMHEMGHMLIAEYDLPLLGREEDAADQLGFILLFRLYAKLPRDEIDARLLDIADYWRLEWQTPKPPPEQVQAWDSHPLDEQRYYNIACLLYGSDMKRLDWLPPLTGLPYERALYCDQEFQQASKALNWIRHARPLASIQHRAALRLTFEMPGAGRDDVGPLVALLRHGDHLQRLLDEVFSLLRPPRPLTLQLLSCGAPDAWYNRNSGEMALCYERLLYFRQMAENLPRLRTPVTRRCPGPLGLRPGGC, encoded by the coding sequence ATGTCCGCCTTGCACCCTCTCACCGCTGCTGCAGTCCCGCTCTCCGGGCGTCCCCGGGTGTACCGCTCGACTCTCGCGCTGCTGTTATTGATCTGCACTCACCTTGCCCTGGCCGACCCAACGTCCCCCACGCTCACGCCCAACGTCGCGCGCTTCGTGCTGGCCAACGCGGAGTTCAGCGTGATGCACGAAATGGGGCACATGCTGATCGCCGAATACGACCTGCCGCTGCTCGGCCGCGAGGAGGACGCCGCCGACCAGCTCGGCTTCATCCTGCTGTTCCGCCTCTATGCGAAGCTGCCCCGGGACGAGATCGACGCACGCCTGCTGGACATCGCCGACTACTGGCGCCTGGAATGGCAGACGCCCAAGCCGCCGCCGGAACAGGTACAGGCCTGGGACAGTCATCCGCTGGATGAGCAGCGCTACTACAACATCGCCTGCCTGCTGTACGGCAGCGACATGAAGCGACTGGACTGGCTGCCGCCGCTCACCGGCCTGCCCTATGAACGGGCCCTGTATTGCGACCAGGAGTTCCAGCAGGCGAGCAAGGCGCTGAACTGGATTCGCCATGCGCGCCCCCTTGCCTCGATCCAGCACCGGGCCGCCCTGCGGCTGACATTCGAGATGCCGGGAGCGGGCCGCGACGACGTGGGCCCGCTGGTCGCCCTGCTGCGCCACGGCGACCACTTGCAGCGGTTGCTGGACGAGGTCTTCAGCCTGCTCCGGCCGCCACGTCCGCTGACCCTCCAGCTGCTCAGCTGCGGCGCGCCGGACGCCTGGTACAACCGCAACAGCGGGGAAATGGCGCTCTGCTACGAGCGCCTGCTGTATTTCCGGCAGATGGCCGAGAACCTGCCGCGCCTGCGCACCCCGGTGACGCGGCGCTGCCCCGGCCCTCTGGGACTCAGGCCGGGCGGATGCTGA
- a CDS encoding glutathione S-transferase family protein, whose amino-acid sequence MSELILHHYPTSPFAEKARLLLGFKQLSWRSVSIPPLMPKPDLMALTGGYRRTPVLQVGADIYCDTALIALRLEQEKAVPSLFPEGQEFTAASFAQWADTVIFQHAVSLVFQPESIAARFGKLPPEFLKAFIADRSQLFSGGSSSRLPAEQAKHQWPVFMARVEQQLAREEGDFLFGEPSIADFALAHCLWFLKGTPVTAPLVDDYPAASAWLGRVLGFGHGAPSEMSAEEAIALARGSRPAALPEEDFVDPNGFGAGQRVVIAATDYGVDPVEGELLHAGRESLVLRREDARAGTVHVHFPRLGFSIRPA is encoded by the coding sequence ATGTCCGAGCTGATCCTGCACCACTATCCGACTTCGCCCTTCGCCGAAAAGGCGCGTCTGCTACTGGGTTTCAAGCAGTTGTCCTGGCGCTCGGTGAGCATCCCGCCGCTGATGCCCAAGCCCGATCTGATGGCCCTGACCGGTGGCTATCGCCGGACTCCGGTGCTGCAGGTCGGCGCCGACATCTACTGCGACACCGCCCTGATCGCCCTCCGCCTGGAGCAGGAGAAGGCCGTGCCTTCGCTGTTCCCCGAAGGCCAGGAGTTCACCGCCGCCAGCTTCGCCCAGTGGGCGGATACGGTGATCTTCCAGCATGCCGTCAGCCTGGTGTTCCAGCCCGAATCCATCGCGGCGCGCTTCGGCAAGTTGCCGCCGGAGTTCCTCAAGGCCTTCATCGCCGACCGTAGCCAATTGTTCAGCGGCGGCAGCTCGAGCCGCCTGCCGGCCGAGCAGGCCAAACACCAGTGGCCGGTGTTCATGGCCCGTGTCGAACAACAGCTGGCGCGGGAGGAGGGTGACTTCCTGTTCGGCGAGCCGTCGATTGCCGACTTCGCCCTGGCCCACTGCCTGTGGTTCCTCAAGGGCACGCCGGTGACCGCGCCGCTGGTGGACGATTACCCGGCGGCCAGCGCCTGGCTGGGTCGCGTACTGGGCTTCGGCCACGGCGCGCCGAGTGAGATGAGTGCGGAGGAGGCGATTGCGCTGGCCCGCGGCAGCCGGCCCGCCGCATTGCCGGAGGAAGATTTCGTCGATCCCAATGGCTTCGGCGCCGGCCAGCGGGTGGTGATCGCCGCCACCGACTACGGCGTCGATCCGGTGGAAGGCGAGCTGCTGCATGCCGGGCGCGAAAGCCTGGTCCTGCGCCGCGAGGATGCGCGCGCGGGGACCGTCCACGTGCACTTCCCGCGCCTGGGCTTCAGCATCCGCCCGGCCTGA
- a CDS encoding GIY-YIG nuclease family protein, protein MTAVEPKPWFVYLVRAENGALYCGISDDPARRFETHRSGKGARFFHSSPAQALVYVETCPGKGDALRRERAIKALTKKAKERLVQANPAIHAVDVALSGT, encoded by the coding sequence GTGACGGCTGTCGAACCCAAGCCCTGGTTCGTTTACCTGGTGCGCGCCGAGAACGGCGCGCTCTACTGCGGCATCAGCGATGACCCGGCGCGGCGTTTCGAGACGCACCGCAGCGGCAAGGGCGCGCGTTTCTTTCATTCCAGCCCGGCCCAGGCGCTGGTCTATGTCGAGACCTGCCCCGGCAAGGGCGATGCCTTGCGCCGGGAGCGGGCGATCAAGGCGCTGACCAAGAAGGCCAAGGAACGCCTGGTGCAGGCCAATCCGGCCATCCACGCCGTGGATGTTGCCCTATCCGGGACATGA
- a CDS encoding glutathione S-transferase C-terminal domain-containing protein: MITLFQFPPAFNVPNVSPFCLKLETFLRLAGLEYQIKHVVDPRKGPKGKLPFITLDGKAIADTAIIMRTLQQYYEFDLDAGLDARGRGWAVSITRLCDEHLVPLLVYFRWLDESGFRQVRDVMLRSIPAPLRPAVGLFMQRKIRGDLAGRGLIRHSREELLSFARDDLEALDGMLGDLPFYGGAQPCSADAAAYGVLANLVLSTLETPLNDMARSYERLVAYCERMQARVWAS, from the coding sequence ATGATCACTCTTTTCCAGTTCCCGCCCGCCTTCAATGTGCCCAACGTCAGCCCCTTTTGCCTGAAGCTGGAAACCTTCCTGCGCCTGGCCGGGCTGGAGTACCAGATCAAGCACGTCGTCGACCCGCGCAAGGGCCCCAAGGGCAAGCTGCCGTTCATCACCCTGGACGGCAAGGCCATCGCGGATACCGCGATCATCATGCGTACCCTGCAGCAGTACTACGAATTCGACCTCGACGCCGGGCTCGACGCCCGTGGCCGTGGCTGGGCGGTGTCGATCACCCGGTTGTGCGACGAGCACCTGGTGCCGCTGCTGGTGTACTTCCGCTGGCTCGACGAGTCGGGCTTCCGCCAGGTGAGGGACGTGATGCTGCGCAGCATCCCGGCTCCGTTGCGTCCGGCGGTGGGCCTGTTCATGCAGCGCAAGATCCGTGGCGATCTCGCCGGCCGCGGGTTGATCCGGCACAGTCGCGAAGAGCTGCTGAGCTTCGCCCGCGACGACCTCGAAGCGCTGGACGGCATGCTCGGCGACCTGCCGTTCTACGGTGGTGCCCAACCCTGCAGCGCCGACGCGGCCGCCTATGGCGTGCTCGCCAATCTGGTGCTGAGCACCCTGGAAACGCCGCTCAACGACATGGCGCGCAGCTATGAACGGCTGGTCGCCTACTGCGAGCGCATGCAGGCCCGGGTCTGGGCATCGTGA
- a CDS encoding nuclear transport factor 2 family protein yields MAHPNAQLIERFYQAFQRRDGDAMAACYSADVQFSDPVFTDLRGAEAGDMWRMLTARAADFSLSYEGIEADERCGTAHWVASYTFTRTGRRVVNHIRARFEFRDGLICRHVDTFDLWKWSRQALGAKGALLGWAPPVRAAIRAQAAGGLAVYRAQRASKA; encoded by the coding sequence ATGGCCCATCCCAACGCCCAGTTGATCGAACGCTTCTACCAGGCCTTCCAGCGCCGCGATGGCGATGCAATGGCCGCCTGCTACAGCGCCGACGTGCAGTTCAGCGACCCGGTCTTCACCGACCTGCGTGGCGCCGAGGCCGGGGATATGTGGCGCATGCTCACCGCGCGGGCCGCGGATTTCTCCTTGAGCTACGAGGGCATCGAAGCCGATGAGCGATGCGGGACGGCGCACTGGGTGGCGTCCTACACCTTTACCCGGACCGGCCGGCGGGTGGTCAATCACATCCGCGCACGGTTCGAGTTTCGCGACGGCCTGATCTGCCGTCATGTCGATACGTTCGACCTGTGGAAATGGTCGCGCCAGGCCCTCGGAGCCAAGGGCGCCCTGCTGGGCTGGGCGCCGCCGGTGCGGGCGGCGATCCGTGCCCAGGCGGCCGGAGGACTTGCGGTATACCGCGCGCAGCGGGCCTCGAAGGCCTGA
- a CDS encoding GlxA family transcriptional regulator: protein MFRIALFVCPQTLCSSLGLAMDAFHLANRLAGQRLFEVLRVSADGAPVALPFGRIEVEGALDLAGDCDLLLIPATGPDVAATCAANQPLLAWLRHSPPGVQLASLCSSAFLLAEAGVLDGRRATTHWALEAAFRERYPQVNLDIDALCTEDGGRLCSGGAQAGLDLCLYLIERHAGAALARRAAATLVFEHGRGRQRRFTPLLPEPLPEGSVLAPLLAWLADNYAEPFDLSTLAQRVHCSTRTLLRRFREQLGMTPNDYVQRLRIASAQEALGDPARSLERIASDIGYADRASFARLFKQLCGETPGAFRQRLLGRSA, encoded by the coding sequence ATGTTCAGGATAGCCCTGTTCGTCTGCCCGCAAACGCTGTGCTCCAGCCTCGGCCTGGCAATGGATGCCTTCCACCTGGCCAACCGGCTCGCCGGCCAGCGCCTGTTCGAGGTGCTGCGGGTCAGCGCCGACGGCGCGCCGGTCGCCCTCCCCTTCGGCCGCATCGAAGTGGAAGGCGCCCTCGATCTCGCCGGGGACTGCGACCTGCTGCTGATTCCCGCCACCGGGCCGGACGTGGCCGCCACCTGCGCCGCCAACCAGCCGCTGCTCGCCTGGCTGCGCCACAGCCCGCCCGGAGTGCAGTTGGCCAGCCTGTGCAGCAGTGCCTTCCTGCTCGCCGAAGCGGGCGTGCTGGACGGCCGCCGCGCCACTACGCACTGGGCGCTGGAGGCGGCCTTCCGGGAGCGTTATCCACAGGTGAACCTGGACATCGACGCGCTGTGCACCGAGGACGGCGGGCGCCTCTGTTCCGGCGGCGCGCAGGCCGGGCTGGACCTGTGCCTGTACCTGATCGAGCGCCACGCCGGCGCGGCGCTCGCCCGGCGCGCGGCGGCCACGCTGGTGTTCGAACACGGCCGTGGCCGGCAGCGGCGCTTCACCCCGCTGCTGCCCGAGCCACTGCCCGAAGGCTCGGTGCTGGCGCCATTGCTGGCATGGCTGGCGGACAACTATGCCGAACCGTTCGACCTGAGCACACTGGCGCAGCGCGTGCACTGCTCGACGCGCACCTTGCTGCGGCGCTTCCGCGAGCAGTTGGGAATGACCCCGAACGATTACGTGCAGCGCCTGCGCATCGCCTCGGCACAGGAGGCGCTGGGCGACCCGGCACGTTCGCTGGAGCGCATCGCCAGCGATATCGGCTATGCCGACCGGGCGAGCTTCGCGCGGCTGTTCAAGCAGTTGTGCGGGGAGACGCCGGGGGCCTTTCGGCAGAGGTTGCTGGGACGGTCGGCGTAG